The following nucleotide sequence is from Planctomycetia bacterium.
CGCTAGCCGAGCGCCCCTCATCTTTGCATCTCCAGTTTACCAATCAATTTCCGGCCGATTTGATGGGACAAATCTTGATCGTCGTGACTTCGCGTTGTCCACCAGGCAACCGTCGCCAAGTCACTTGCCCAGCATCTTGGCGACCACGAAGATGACCAACGCCCCGACGAGGCCGCCGCCCAAGAGCATGTACACCAGGGAATAGCCAGCAGCCGCGAGAATCGGTGCAGCGAGGATGACGATCATGGGTTTCTTCTTTCGTTCGAGAAGTGAGTGATGAGGCGAAGTCCGCCATCGGCGACCAATAGCGATTCTTGTGCCGTTTCTCACCTGTCCTAACATTCGGCTGCTCTTACTTACTCCGTTTCCTAATCAAGCGCGGCCGGCGGAGCATCGGGTAAACCGTGCGGCACTCCTTGCTGAACCCGGTCGTGCTCCGTGACCCGCACGGCGGACTCCTTTGGCACGATGGACTCGCCACGCAAGCGGGCCTGGACCTGAGTCATCTCGGCACCGAACAACAGAATCAGTGCTGAATAGTACGTCCACAGGACCACGATCACGAGCGAGCCTGCGGCCCCGTAACTGGAGCCAATCGTACTATGGCCAAGATAAAGACCGAACAAAGTTCGGCCTAAGACGAACAGTGAAGCCGCCACGAACGCCCCCAGCCAGACATCGCGCCATGCCACGTAGGCATCCGGCAATACCTTGTACATGAGCGCAAACAAAAACGTGACCATGGTCACGGATAGCACGGCGTACCCCACTTCAAAGAGCGCGAACTCTTGGGCAATGCGGTCCACAAGCACTTGAAGGAACATGCTGGCAACTAACGAAACCAGCAACAGAAAGCTAACCACCAACACCATGGCAAATGAGATCAAGCGGTCCCAGACCATGGATTTCAGTCCCAGCCCAGGAGCTGGCTGCACTTCCCAAATAGTGTTCATCGAGTCCTTGAGTTCTGCGAACGCGCCCGTAGCGGCGAACAACATCACGCAGACGCCGAAGATCACGGCCATCATGCTGGCCTGTCGTTCCGGTGCATTCTTCACCAGCATTTCAATGGCCTCACCACCGGCTGGACCGACAAGAAAAGCTACCTGCCGCAAGACCTCCCGAAGGGCAGCGTCATGTCCAAATACAGATCCGCCAATGCCTACCGAAATGATGACGATCGGCGTCAGCGAGAAGATGGTGTAAAACGCCAGTGCTCCCGCCATCCGAGGAGCCTTGTCTTGATTCCACTCGAACAGCGCCCCGCGAAAGACGGGCCACACTGGACTTAGTCGTAGCCACTTCATGTT
It contains:
- a CDS encoding YihY/virulence factor BrkB family protein, with amino-acid sequence MIFKIDMQALFGTITLNTAVFRAASISFQCEANMKWLRLSPVWPVFRGALFEWNQDKAPRMAGALAFYTIFSLTPIVIISVGIGGSVFGHDAALREVLRQVAFLVGPAGGEAIEMLVKNAPERQASMMAVIFGVCVMLFAATGAFAELKDSMNTIWEVQPAPGLGLKSMVWDRLISFAMVLVVSFLLLVSLVASMFLQVLVDRIAQEFALFEVGYAVLSVTMVTFLFALMYKVLPDAYVAWRDVWLGAFVAASLFVLGRTLFGLYLGHSTIGSSYGAAGSLVIVVLWTYYSALILLFGAEMTQVQARLRGESIVPKESAVRVTEHDRVQQGVPHGLPDAPPAALD